A single genomic interval of Nitratidesulfovibrio sp. SRB-5 harbors:
- a CDS encoding response regulator, with amino-acid sequence MRALIVEDDALSARVLHLTLNMHFETVCTDDAERSFSAYMQALDGDAPFDVVLLDLMLPGESGLTVLERIRTVETERGLARVPVLVTTAVTDINIALRAFEQGHISAYLVKPLDFDRLLTELRTLGLIRAA; translated from the coding sequence ATGCGAGCTCTCATCGTTGAAGACGACGCCCTCAGCGCCCGTGTCCTGCACCTGACGCTGAACATGCACTTCGAAACCGTCTGCACGGACGACGCGGAACGGTCGTTTTCGGCCTACATGCAGGCGCTGGACGGCGATGCCCCCTTCGACGTGGTGCTGCTGGACCTGATGCTGCCTGGCGAAAGCGGCCTGACCGTGCTGGAACGCATCCGCACCGTGGAAACGGAACGCGGCCTGGCCCGCGTGCCCGTGCTGGTCACCACCGCCGTCACCGACATCAATATCGCCTTGCGCGCCTTCGAGCAGGGGCATATCTCCGCCTATCTGGTGAAACCGCTGGATTTCGACCGCCTGCTGACGGAACTGCGCACTCTGGGGCTGATCCGGGCGGCATGA
- the flgM gene encoding flagellar biosynthesis anti-sigma factor FlgM: protein MEIKNYLKNLDPYRTKLEQSELQSKRTAARKESDAAPSLQGDRVSLSNEAKLRTEAYSAALAAPDVRQEKVDALKSKVESGEYQVDSRAVAEKLLKEEQDLFG from the coding sequence ATGGAAATCAAGAACTATCTCAAGAACCTGGATCCGTACAGGACCAAGCTGGAACAGTCCGAGCTCCAGTCCAAGCGCACCGCAGCCCGCAAGGAAAGCGACGCCGCGCCCTCTTTGCAGGGCGACCGGGTAAGCCTTTCCAACGAGGCCAAGCTGCGCACGGAAGCGTATTCTGCCGCCCTTGCCGCGCCCGACGTGCGGCAGGAAAAGGTGGATGCGCTGAAGAGCAAGGTGGAATCCGGCGAGTACCAGGTGGACTCGCGCGCCGTGGCCGAAAAGCTGCTCAAGGAAGAGCAGGACCTGTTCGGCTAG
- a CDS encoding cation diffusion facilitator family transporter has protein sequence MRNTDTGNAPKRAIATSLAVGVIVLLLKSAAFLVTGSSALLTDALESTINVLASGFAMWSIHVAQTPPDKNHPYGHGRIEYFSVFFEGGLILAAAIGIIITAAPRMIDPLPLTHLDTGLGISVLASTANLALALHLLRVGRSTNTMTLIADGKHILTDVYTTAGVLAGLAAVRLTGWLWLDGAIACAVALHIVRTGYGLVRNAVKGLMNEADAVLLQRLNRSLRQAASEDCLSVHAVRAWMSGRDVYVDMHVVLPRGLSLAEAQQCMAKLEKMLRRDNPDVAGVHLKLEICNDATCRACRHASRCRHGHAESPSAATRQEDNRRA, from the coding sequence ATGAGGAATACCGACACCGGAAACGCGCCAAAGAGGGCCATTGCAACGTCGTTGGCCGTGGGCGTGATTGTGCTGCTGCTCAAGTCAGCAGCCTTTCTGGTGACGGGTTCCTCCGCCCTGCTTACCGACGCCCTGGAATCCACCATCAACGTCCTTGCCAGCGGGTTCGCCATGTGGAGCATCCACGTGGCGCAAACCCCTCCGGACAAGAATCACCCCTACGGGCACGGTCGCATCGAATACTTTTCCGTGTTCTTCGAAGGGGGGCTCATACTGGCGGCGGCCATCGGCATCATCATCACTGCCGCACCCCGCATGATCGATCCGCTGCCTCTGACCCACCTCGACACGGGGCTGGGCATCTCGGTGCTGGCTTCAACAGCCAACCTGGCACTGGCGCTTCATCTTCTGCGGGTGGGCAGAAGCACCAACACCATGACCCTCATCGCCGACGGCAAGCACATCCTGACCGATGTGTACACCACCGCCGGGGTGCTGGCAGGGCTGGCCGCCGTCCGCCTGACCGGCTGGCTGTGGCTGGACGGGGCCATAGCCTGCGCAGTGGCGCTGCACATCGTGCGAACGGGCTACGGGCTGGTGCGCAATGCCGTGAAGGGCCTGATGAACGAGGCGGATGCCGTACTTCTCCAGCGCCTGAACCGCTCGCTGCGGCAAGCGGCCTCGGAAGACTGCCTTTCGGTCCATGCCGTACGGGCGTGGATGTCGGGTCGCGACGTTTACGTGGACATGCATGTGGTGCTGCCGCGCGGGCTGTCCCTTGCCGAGGCCCAGCAATGCATGGCGAAGCTGGAAAAGATGCTGCGCCGGGACAACCCGGACGTGGCAGGGGTGCACCTGAAGCTGGAAATCTGCAATGACGCCACATGCCGCGCCTGCCGGCATGCATCGCGATGCCGACATGGACACGCGGAATCCCCTTCCGCAGCCACAAGGCAGGAAGACAACCGCCGCGCCTAG
- a CDS encoding LysE family translocator — MHGVHDIWLFVVSGLLLNITPGPDMLYIIARSTPCGTSGTRGLRAGVAAALGIGAGCSVHIAAAAFGLSAVLATSATAFTVVKLLGAAYLLYMGCTMLLSRKGTLPSAAPATRDGSMPGGCGRNEASTGRTPWASLRGVFAQGFLTNALNPKVALFFLAFLPQFVEGGGNTGTPPSPVAFLVLGCIFTVNGTLVNLLVAWGAARLGSIFQAGSLAGRFARWGDRCLGALFLFLGIRLALTEQG, encoded by the coding sequence ATGCATGGCGTGCACGACATCTGGCTGTTCGTGGTCTCTGGGCTGCTGCTGAACATCACCCCCGGCCCGGACATGCTGTACATCATCGCCCGGTCTACCCCGTGCGGCACCTCTGGCACGCGCGGCCTGCGCGCAGGGGTGGCGGCGGCACTGGGCATCGGCGCGGGGTGTTCCGTGCACATCGCGGCAGCGGCCTTCGGCCTGTCCGCCGTGCTGGCCACATCGGCCACGGCCTTTACCGTGGTCAAGCTGCTGGGTGCTGCCTACCTGCTGTACATGGGGTGCACCATGCTGCTGTCCCGCAAGGGTACGCTGCCGTCCGCCGCCCCCGCCACACGCGATGGGTCAATGCCGGGCGGATGCGGTCGGAATGAAGCCTCCACCGGCAGGACGCCGTGGGCATCCCTGCGGGGCGTGTTCGCGCAGGGGTTTCTGACCAATGCCCTGAACCCCAAGGTGGCGCTGTTCTTCCTGGCCTTTCTGCCCCAGTTCGTGGAAGGCGGCGGCAACACGGGCACGCCCCCGTCTCCCGTGGCCTTTCTGGTGCTGGGGTGCATCTTCACCGTCAACGGCACGCTGGTGAACCTGCTGGTGGCCTGGGGCGCCGCCCGGCTGGGCAGCATCTTCCAGGCCGGGTCGCTGGCGGGCCGGTTTGCGCGATGGGGTGACCGGTGCCTTGGCGCGCTGTTCCTGTTCCTGGGCATCCGGCTAGCGCTGACCGAACAAGGCTGA
- a CDS encoding DVU0524 family FlgM-associated protein, which produces MTTNSFYLRNMLLHYDKQLVTARRLARYRQAMRLASGEEESAIPPEVKRRFMVERVAREIMENLLLAGSDNPVVREIRQKLEQELGETLTFTYPPTQLDIQVFRAGPEGPVEVAPAEKARILDRLWHIALETVDDTML; this is translated from the coding sequence GTGACCACGAACTCGTTTTACCTTCGCAACATGCTGCTGCACTACGACAAGCAGCTTGTGACCGCGCGCAGGCTGGCCCGCTACAGGCAGGCCATGCGTCTCGCGTCGGGCGAGGAGGAAAGCGCCATTCCTCCTGAGGTGAAGCGGCGGTTCATGGTGGAACGTGTGGCTCGTGAGATCATGGAGAATCTTCTGCTTGCGGGAAGCGACAACCCCGTCGTACGAGAGATTCGGCAAAAGCTGGAACAGGAACTGGGAGAAACTCTCACCTTCACGTATCCTCCGACGCAGCTGGACATTCAGGTGTTCCGCGCCGGGCCGGAAGGCCCCGTCGAGGTAGCGCCAGCGGAGAAGGCGAGAATCCTTGACCGGCTATGGCACATTGCTCTCGAAACAGTGGATGATACCATGCTTTAG
- a CDS encoding phosphatidylglycerophosphatase A has product MHATHDTGPEGCIPPHERHGLDRLALEVARVWYAGRSPVAPGTVGSAVAALLAPWLFLPLPLGWRVVVLLAVFFGGAWAAGRAARVLGRCDPGSVVIDEVAGQWMTMLPFATLSPLGVLAAFVLFRVFDILKPGPVGASESWLEGGPGIMIDDMVAGACAAAVLAVLLWLGLPG; this is encoded by the coding sequence ATGCACGCAACGCACGATACCGGGCCTGAAGGCTGCATCCCGCCGCACGAGCGGCATGGTCTGGACAGGCTGGCGCTGGAAGTGGCCCGGGTATGGTACGCCGGGCGCAGCCCCGTGGCCCCCGGCACCGTGGGGTCCGCCGTGGCCGCCCTGCTGGCGCCGTGGCTGTTCCTGCCCTTGCCGCTGGGCTGGCGCGTGGTGGTGTTGCTGGCGGTGTTCTTCGGCGGGGCCTGGGCGGCGGGCCGCGCGGCGCGGGTGCTGGGCCGGTGCGACCCCGGCAGCGTGGTCATCGACGAGGTGGCCGGGCAGTGGATGACCATGCTGCCCTTTGCCACGCTGTCGCCGCTGGGCGTGCTGGCTGCTTTCGTGCTGTTCCGGGTGTTCGACATTCTGAAGCCCGGTCCGGTGGGCGCCTCTGAATCGTGGCTGGAGGGCGGCCCGGGCATCATGATCGACGACATGGTGGCCGGGGCCTGCGCGGCGGCGGTGCTGGCCGTGCTGTTGTGGCTGGGCCTGCCGGGGTAG
- a CDS encoding response regulator — protein MANATQARNTQAKSILVVEDDPDIAAYLVSLFRTNGYRADAATEGPDAVEMARARRPDLVTLDLEMPRQWGPRVYRELMDLPGGAHIPVVLVTGLGGLHLMVPNAVGTVDKPFDPDLMLGIVRRALGE, from the coding sequence ATGGCCAACGCCACCCAGGCCCGGAACACCCAGGCTAAATCCATCCTGGTGGTGGAAGACGACCCGGACATCGCCGCCTACCTCGTTTCGCTGTTCAGAACCAACGGCTACCGCGCCGACGCGGCCACGGAAGGCCCCGATGCCGTGGAAATGGCCCGCGCCCGGCGGCCAGACCTGGTCACCCTGGACCTGGAGATGCCCCGCCAGTGGGGTCCGCGCGTATACCGCGAACTGATGGACCTGCCCGGCGGCGCGCACATCCCCGTGGTGCTGGTGACCGGCCTTGGCGGGCTGCACCTGATGGTGCCCAACGCCGTGGGCACCGTGGACAAGCCGTTCGACCCGGACCTGATGCTGGGCATCGTGCGGCGCGCCCTGGGCGAATGA
- a CDS encoding Rrf2 family transcriptional regulator, producing the protein MKLTTRSRYGTRMLLDIAMHGTDAPVSIRDIAKRQGISVKYLEKLIRVLRKAGYIRSTLGAHGGYQLTQPASEIPVGDVVFALEESLAPYTCDEENPCCPRMAVCLTRTIWDEASRAMYKKLNSFTLADLMRDASLCPKNACHISPHAQD; encoded by the coding sequence ATGAAACTGACCACCCGCAGCCGTTACGGCACCCGCATGCTGCTCGACATCGCCATGCACGGCACCGATGCCCCCGTGTCCATCCGCGATATCGCCAAGCGGCAGGGCATTTCCGTCAAGTACCTGGAAAAGCTCATCCGGGTACTGCGCAAGGCGGGCTACATCCGCAGCACGCTGGGCGCGCACGGCGGCTACCAGCTTACCCAGCCCGCCTCGGAAATTCCCGTGGGCGACGTGGTGTTCGCGCTGGAAGAATCTCTGGCGCCCTACACCTGCGACGAGGAAAATCCCTGCTGCCCGCGCATGGCCGTGTGCCTGACGCGCACCATCTGGGACGAGGCCTCGCGCGCCATGTACAAGAAGCTCAACAGCTTCACCCTGGCCGACCTGATGCGCGACGCCAGCCTGTGCCCCAAGAACGCCTGCCATATCTCGCCCCACGCACAGGACTAG
- the ptsP gene encoding phosphoenolpyruvate--protein phosphotransferase, which produces MVGIVVVTHSAVLGQGVKELAEQMTQGRVPLAVAGGIDDPEHPIGTDPMRVMAAIEEVQQGDGVLVLMDLGSALMSAETALDLLPPEVAAQVRLCPAPLVEGVMAAAVQASIGADLDTVLREAQSALAAKAELLGMALPQDGGGEDEAAPPAAGATPAASHELTLMVPNRLGLHARPAARIVTALGPFVADVQLARGERVVSARSVNRIATLAVRGGETITFRAAGADAEQALKALADLAAENFGDLPDAIRSSGKTGAEGPGGPDGQGRAGVAGVPAAKGGVPASPGIAVGPAVWHRPAFDAPPPDLATGDPDSETARLDGALDAARKELAALERRTAAMAGKQEAEIFVMHRLLLDDATIAGDARQRIAELREPAETAWYAVIDQAAESFRQLPEGYMRERAADLVDVGARVLRLLTGAPPSGPRLERPSVLLAADLGPSDMAHLDPALVLGIVTAQGGATSHAAILARSMGIPAVAGAGALAASVADGVTVALDGSTGEVWIAPAPDVLSTIESRRASWLAVRQAALAGAARPAVTVDGRHMHVHANIGNPADAAPALQNGAEGVGLFRTEFLFLDRAAAPDEEEQRAAYVAAAAAMPGLPVVVRTLDIGGDKPVPYLGDFAAGEDNPFLGLRGIRFCLARRELFLTQLRALLRAAAEHPLRVMFPMVAHPGELAAAKALLEEARAALAAQGLPHGPVEVGIMVEVPAAVALADQLARESAFFSIGTNDLAQYVMAADRGNAAVADLSDALHPAVLRMVRDTVAAGNAAGIPVAMCGELAGNAEAIPLLVGLGLDELSMNGPAIPRAKDVVRGCDMTACVRLAERALELPDAAAVRRLLRDGG; this is translated from the coding sequence ATGGTCGGCATCGTGGTCGTCACGCACAGCGCCGTGCTGGGGCAGGGCGTGAAGGAACTGGCGGAACAGATGACGCAGGGCCGCGTGCCCCTGGCCGTGGCGGGCGGCATCGACGACCCGGAACACCCCATCGGCACCGACCCCATGCGGGTCATGGCCGCCATAGAAGAGGTGCAGCAGGGCGACGGCGTGCTGGTGCTGATGGACCTTGGCAGCGCCCTGATGAGCGCGGAAACGGCGCTGGACCTGCTGCCGCCCGAAGTGGCGGCGCAGGTGCGGCTGTGCCCGGCCCCGCTGGTGGAGGGCGTCATGGCTGCCGCCGTGCAGGCCTCCATCGGGGCGGACCTCGACACCGTGCTGCGCGAGGCGCAGTCTGCCCTGGCGGCAAAGGCCGAGCTGCTGGGCATGGCCCTGCCGCAGGATGGCGGCGGGGAGGACGAGGCAGCACCCCCGGCGGCGGGCGCAACCCCGGCGGCCAGCCACGAGCTGACGCTGATGGTGCCCAACCGCCTCGGGCTGCACGCCCGGCCCGCCGCGCGCATCGTCACCGCGCTCGGCCCGTTCGTGGCCGACGTGCAACTGGCGCGCGGCGAGCGGGTGGTATCGGCCCGTTCGGTGAACCGCATCGCCACGCTGGCCGTGCGCGGCGGCGAAACCATCACTTTCCGGGCCGCCGGGGCGGATGCGGAACAGGCCCTGAAGGCGCTGGCCGACCTTGCGGCGGAGAACTTCGGCGATCTGCCGGACGCGATCAGGTCATCTGGAAAGACTGGCGCCGAAGGCCCGGGCGGACCGGACGGGCAGGGCAGGGCCGGTGTGGCGGGTGTGCCCGCCGCCAAGGGCGGGGTGCCCGCTTCGCCGGGCATTGCCGTGGGGCCTGCCGTCTGGCATCGCCCGGCGTTCGATGCGCCGCCGCCGGACCTGGCAACGGGCGATCCGGACAGTGAAACCGCCCGGCTGGATGGCGCGCTGGATGCGGCCCGCAAGGAGCTTGCCGCGCTGGAGCGGCGCACCGCCGCCATGGCGGGCAAGCAGGAGGCGGAAATATTCGTCATGCACCGCCTGCTGCTGGACGACGCCACCATCGCCGGGGACGCGCGCCAGCGCATCGCGGAGCTTCGCGAACCCGCCGAGACCGCATGGTACGCGGTGATCGACCAGGCGGCGGAAAGTTTCCGGCAACTGCCGGAAGGCTACATGCGCGAGCGCGCGGCGGATCTTGTGGACGTGGGTGCGCGCGTGCTGCGCCTGCTGACCGGCGCGCCGCCATCCGGCCCGCGTCTGGAGCGGCCCTCGGTGCTGCTGGCCGCGGACCTTGGCCCCTCGGACATGGCGCATCTGGATCCCGCGCTGGTGCTGGGCATCGTCACCGCGCAGGGCGGGGCCACCTCGCACGCGGCCATCCTGGCCCGGTCCATGGGCATTCCGGCGGTGGCGGGCGCGGGCGCGCTGGCCGCCAGCGTGGCCGACGGCGTCACCGTGGCGCTGGACGGCAGCACCGGAGAGGTGTGGATTGCCCCCGCGCCCGATGTGCTGTCGACCATCGAATCCCGCCGGGCCTCGTGGCTGGCCGTGCGGCAGGCCGCGCTGGCCGGGGCCGCCCGCCCCGCCGTGACCGTTGATGGCCGCCACATGCACGTGCACGCCAACATAGGCAACCCGGCGGACGCCGCCCCCGCCTTGCAGAACGGCGCGGAGGGCGTGGGCCTGTTCCGCACCGAGTTCCTGTTTCTGGACCGGGCCGCCGCCCCGGACGAGGAGGAGCAGCGCGCCGCCTACGTGGCCGCTGCCGCCGCCATGCCCGGCCTGCCGGTGGTGGTGCGCACCCTGGACATCGGCGGCGACAAGCCGGTGCCCTATCTGGGGGACTTTGCGGCGGGAGAGGACAACCCCTTCCTTGGGTTGCGGGGCATCCGCTTCTGCCTGGCCCGGCGCGAGCTGTTCCTGACCCAGTTGCGCGCCCTGCTGCGCGCCGCCGCCGAACATCCCCTGCGGGTCATGTTCCCCATGGTGGCCCACCCCGGCGAACTGGCGGCGGCAAAGGCCCTGCTGGAAGAGGCCCGCGCCGCGCTGGCGGCGCAAGGCCTGCCCCACGGCCCGGTAGAGGTGGGCATCATGGTCGAGGTGCCCGCCGCCGTGGCCCTGGCGGACCAGTTGGCGCGCGAGTCGGCCTTTTTCAGCATCGGCACCAACGACCTGGCCCAGTATGTCATGGCCGCCGACCGGGGCAACGCCGCCGTGGCCGACCTGTCGGACGCGCTGCACCCCGCCGTGCTGCGCATGGTGCGCGACACCGTGGCGGCGGGCAATGCAGCTGGCATACCCGTGGCCATGTGCGGCGAACTGGCGGGCAACGCAGAGGCCATTCCGCTGCTGGTGGGGTTGGGGCTGGACGAACTGAGCATGAACGGACCGGCCATTCCGCGCGCCAAGGACGTGGTGCGCGGCTGCGACATGACGGCCTGCGTCAGGCTGGCCGAGCGGGCGCTGGAATTGCCCGATGCCGCCGCCGTGCGGCGGTTGCTGCGCGACGGCGGGTAG
- the dhaL gene encoding dihydroxyacetone kinase subunit DhaL, which translates to MQITRDHILTWLDKLGDIMRDNRTYLTDLDAAIGDADHGINMDRGFSKVQEKLPAFADKDIGAILKDTGMVLLSTVGGASGPLYGTFFMKAGLAVAGKNALDTPDVQALLDAGVEGVVSRGRPVLHDKTMFDAWKPAIDAYRDAVAGGADLLAGLDAAVAAAEGGMRATIPLQARKGRASYLGERSIGHQDPGATSTVLLLTALRDVVRG; encoded by the coding sequence ATGCAGATCACCCGCGACCACATCCTCACATGGCTCGACAAGCTGGGCGATATCATGCGCGACAACCGCACGTACCTCACCGATCTGGATGCCGCCATCGGCGATGCCGACCACGGCATCAACATGGACCGGGGCTTCAGCAAGGTGCAGGAAAAGCTGCCCGCCTTCGCGGACAAGGACATCGGCGCGATTCTGAAGGACACCGGCATGGTGCTGCTGTCCACCGTGGGCGGGGCCAGCGGCCCCCTGTACGGCACCTTTTTCATGAAGGCCGGGCTTGCCGTGGCGGGCAAGAACGCTCTGGACACCCCCGACGTGCAGGCCCTGCTGGATGCCGGGGTGGAGGGCGTTGTCTCGCGCGGGCGGCCCGTGCTGCACGACAAGACCATGTTCGACGCCTGGAAGCCCGCCATCGATGCCTATCGCGATGCGGTGGCGGGCGGGGCCGACCTGCTCGCCGGGCTGGATGCCGCCGTGGCGGCGGCGGAAGGCGGCATGCGCGCCACCATTCCGTTGCAGGCCCGCAAGGGGCGCGCCAGCTACCTTGGCGAGCGCAGCATCGGCCATCAGGATCCCGGGGCCACCTCCACGGTGCTGCTGCTGACCGCCCTGCGCGACGTGGTGCGGGGGTAG
- the dhaK gene encoding dihydroxyacetone kinase subunit DhaK: MKKLINAVENVVREQLQGMAAAHPELRVNIDPHFVCRKEIPQGKVAIVSGGGSGHEPMHGGFVGHGMLDGACPGEVFTSPTPDQMYECAKAVDRGAGVLFIVKNYTGDVMNFETAAELCHADGLKVQNILIDDDVAVKDSLYTAGRRGVGTTVLAEKIVGAAAEAGYDLDKCADLCRKVNQYGRSMGMALTPCTVPAAGKPTFELAENEIEIGIGIHGEPGTQRAPMKTVDELVQIMATTIIDDPAYTRTVRELDPASGQWVDKTLTDAPFAKGDKVIAFVNSMGGTPVSELYAVYRKLAEICGARGISIVRNLIGPYITSLEMQGFSITLLKVDDEILKFWDAKCATPGLRMG; the protein is encoded by the coding sequence ATGAAGAAATTGATCAATGCAGTGGAAAACGTGGTTCGCGAACAGTTGCAGGGCATGGCGGCAGCGCATCCGGAACTGCGGGTGAACATCGACCCGCACTTCGTCTGCCGCAAGGAAATACCGCAGGGCAAGGTGGCCATCGTCTCGGGTGGCGGCAGCGGGCATGAACCCATGCACGGCGGCTTCGTCGGCCACGGCATGCTGGACGGCGCGTGCCCCGGCGAGGTGTTCACCTCGCCCACGCCCGACCAGATGTACGAGTGCGCAAAGGCCGTGGATCGCGGCGCGGGCGTGCTGTTCATCGTCAAGAACTACACCGGCGACGTGATGAACTTCGAAACCGCGGCCGAACTGTGCCACGCCGACGGGCTGAAGGTGCAGAACATCCTCATCGACGACGACGTGGCCGTGAAGGACAGCCTGTACACGGCCGGTCGGCGCGGCGTGGGCACCACCGTGCTGGCGGAAAAGATCGTGGGCGCGGCGGCGGAAGCCGGGTACGACCTAGACAAGTGCGCCGACCTGTGCCGCAAGGTGAACCAGTATGGCCGCTCCATGGGCATGGCGCTGACCCCCTGCACCGTGCCCGCCGCGGGCAAGCCCACCTTTGAACTGGCCGAGAACGAGATCGAGATCGGCATCGGCATCCACGGCGAGCCGGGCACCCAGCGCGCCCCCATGAAGACCGTGGACGAACTGGTGCAGATCATGGCCACCACCATCATCGACGACCCGGCCTACACCCGCACCGTGCGCGAACTGGACCCCGCCAGCGGCCAATGGGTGGACAAGACCCTGACCGACGCCCCCTTCGCCAAGGGCGACAAGGTCATCGCCTTCGTCAACAGCATGGGCGGCACTCCGGTCAGCGAACTGTACGCCGTGTACCGCAAGCTGGCCGAAATCTGCGGGGCGCGCGGCATCTCCATCGTGCGCAACCTGATCGGCCCGTACATCACCTCTCTGGAAATGCAGGGCTTTTCCATCACCCTGCTGAAGGTGGACGACGAGATCCTGAAGTTCTGGGATGCCAAATGCGCCACCCCCGGCCTGCGCATGGGCTAG
- a CDS encoding Maf family nucleotide pyrophosphatase yields MTAQPGPADSAEPAAPAGPFRALLPVVLASGSPRRREFLHSLGLSFEVYGNGAAEPEPLPAEPPAHYARRAAAAKAASVAATRPGSVVIAADTVVALHGEIMGKPQDRADALRMLSRLAGHTHEVVSACCVALPDGTREVFHAATRVTMWDAPAAALAAYAATGEPDDKAGAYGIQGVGAFLVESIDGSWSNVVGLPVAELVRLLLQHGVIAPSVE; encoded by the coding sequence ATGACAGCGCAGCCGGGCCCGGCGGATTCCGCGGAACCTGCCGCGCCCGCCGGTCCCTTCCGGGCGCTGCTGCCCGTGGTGCTGGCCTCCGGCTCGCCCCGCCGCCGCGAGTTCCTGCATTCCCTGGGGCTGTCGTTCGAAGTGTACGGCAACGGCGCGGCAGAGCCGGAGCCGCTGCCCGCCGAACCCCCGGCGCATTACGCCCGCCGCGCGGCGGCGGCCAAGGCCGCGTCCGTGGCCGCAACGCGCCCCGGTTCCGTGGTCATCGCGGCGGACACGGTGGTGGCCCTGCACGGCGAGATCATGGGCAAGCCGCAGGACAGGGCCGACGCGCTGCGCATGCTTTCCCGGCTGGCCGGGCACACCCACGAGGTGGTCAGCGCCTGCTGCGTGGCCCTGCCGGACGGCACCCGCGAAGTCTTTCACGCCGCCACCCGCGTGACCATGTGGGACGCCCCCGCCGCCGCCCTTGCCGCGTATGCCGCCACGGGCGAACCCGACGACAAGGCCGGGGCCTACGGCATTCAGGGGGTGGGCGCGTTTCTGGTGGAATCCATCGACGGTTCGTGGAGCAACGTGGTGGGACTGCCGGTGGCGGAACTGGTCCGGTTGCTGCTGCAACACGGCGTCATCGCGCCGTCGGTGGAGTGA